DNA sequence from the Halorussus sp. MSC15.2 genome:
CCCATCGACGCTAATCCTCCGGAACTCGACGACGACGGTGCGATTATCGAGAACGAGGAGAGCGTGACGACCGCCGAGCGTGACGACGAGGACGCGGTGAGCGCCGCCGAGGCGAGCGACGCCGCGGCGAAGGCCGCCGCAGCGAGTTCGAACGCGTCGGAACCCGCCGAGCGCACCGACGACGTCAGTTCGACCGAAACGCGGACCGCCGACGGTGCGTCGGCGGCCGACGGCGCAACGCAGTCGGTGGGCACCGACGACGTGGCTCTGACCGACGACCCCGCCGACGCGAGCGGGACTGCCACCGCGACGGCGACCGGCGACGCGGCCGCAAGTTCGGGAGAGAACGGCGAGTCGGTCGGGAGGGCTGACTCCGACGGGATGGCTGGCTCAGACGCCGCGAGTGACTCGGAAGGGTTCGCCGACTCCGGCTTCGAACCGGCGAGTTCGGAGACCGAGCGCGACTCCACCGAGGAGCAACTGGCGGCGTTGACCGAGGCGGTCCAGCGCCAGAACGAACTGCTCGCCGAGCAACAGCGGACGCTCGAGACGCTCATCGAGGAACTCAGTCGCGGTCGGTGAGCGCGGGTCCCCCTCACTTCGGACGCTCAGTCCCGGCCGGTGACCTTCCGGATGCACTCCGGGCCGAACGCGCCGTGTTCTCCCGCGTCGAGTTTGATGAAGTACCCCGTCGAGATGCCCGCACCGCATCGGCGACACGAGAACTCTCCCTCTTTGGTGACGACCTCGCTCTGAAAACTGACGTACCCGCCGCCGGTGGTCTTCACGATACCGTCCTCGCGCTCGATGAAGCCCCGCTTCTCGGCCTCGTCCAGAATCTTCCGCGTGGTCGCGGGGTGTGTCGTGACGGTCTCGATTCGGTCCACGGCCTCGGCGACCGATAACTCGGGGTGTTCGAGCTTCGAGAGGAATTCGACGCCCACCTCCACGGGGTCCGCGTCTCCGTTCTCACGGTCCGCGTCGCTGTCGGAGTCGCCGGGCGCGGCGTCCTCGCCTGCGGCGTCGTCGGCCATCGCTTCGGAGTCGGCCGCGAGACGGATTAAAGGTTGCGCGAGACCGGGTATCGAACGCGACGCCGTCGAAGCCCGACTTCGGTCGAAACTCGCGGTCCGACCCAAAAAGCGGATACCCACCGAACGAAAACCCACGGAGCGATGACCGCCGTCCCGCGCCGCCAAGTGGCAGGGCTCGCCCTCCTCGCCGTCGTCGCGGCCGCGAGCGTCCTCGCCGGACCGGAGTACCTTCTGGCAACCGCCCGACGACTCGCCGACCGACCGCTCCGTTTCGGCGTCCTGCTCGTCGGCGTCTACCTCGTCCGACCGCTGTTCGCGTGGCCGACCACGCTCGTCGCCGTCCTCGCGGGGTACGCCTACGGTCCCGTCGTCGGCTTCCCCGTCGCGCTCGCCGGGACGACCGCGAGCGCGCTCGTGCCGTTTCTCGTCGCGCGCTATCTCGGCGCGGGGTCGGGGCTGGTCGCGCGCCTCGGCGACTCCGGCGAGCGGTTCTTCGCCGCGACGGGCGACCTGCGCGGGATGGTCGCCTCTCGACTCGCGCCCGCGCCCTCCGACCCCGTCTCCGCCGCGGCGGGTCTCTCCGGCGTCTCCACGGGTGCGTTCGTCGCCGGGACGGCCGTCGGCGAGGTTCCGTGGACCGTCGCGGCCGTGCTCGCGGGGAGTTCGCTCGACGGACTCTCGACCACCGGCCTGTCCGCGGTCAGTTGGGAACTCGTCGCCGCGGCGGCCGCGGTGGCGGTCGCGCTGCTCGCCGGTCCGGCCTACCGCGCCGCGAGCGCCCGCCGGTAGTTCGGCCGCGACCGGCGGGCCGTTACCGCCGACGAATTCGGAACGAAATTGGAACGGAGTCGGAACGGACTCCGAACGAAGCGGGTGAGAGTCCGAAAAACTCCTTTTAGGGTGGCTCTCGCCGGTAGAACCATGCGATTCGTAACTCCAGTTACGCTGGCGCTGGTCGTGCTGACAGTCTTCGCCGCACCGATTGCGGCCCAAGAGACGGTGGCCGAGTGCGGCCCGACGACCAACGACGGGATGATGGCCAACGAGACGATGGGTGAGACGACCGAAATGATGGAGAACGAGATGACTGAGACGATGGGCGGCGATTCGACGAACGACTCGACGGGCGAAACGACCGAATCGATGGACGGGACGTCGAACGAGAGCACCACGGAGTCCATGGCCGGTTCGATGAACGACACCACGACCGGGACGATGGACGACTCGACGAGCGAGACGACCGCCTGTTCGGACGAGTCGATGGGAGGCGATTCGATGGCGGACGACACCACAGAGATGGGCGACTCCATGGCCGACGATACCACAGAGATGGACGACTCGATGAACGACACGACCGGCGCGCCCAAGAGCGGGTCGAGCGCGTTCGCGCCCGGGTTCGGAATCGGAGCGGCAATCGCCGCACTGGCGGCGGCGTTGTACGTCGCACGGGGGCGACCGTGACTGACGCACCCGGCGAGTCGGCGGACCGCTCGGACCCGTCTGTCGGGGGCGGTGACCGCCGTACCCTGCTCGAATCGGCCGTCGTCGCCGCCTCGGCGGGCGTCGCGGCCGTCGCCGGGTCGTACGCCGTCGCGGGTCTTACGCCCGCGTTCGTCGCCGCGCCGGTGAGCGACCTCGTGGTCGCCTCGACGCCCGACGCGGTAATCGCGTGGTCCATCCAGACCCTCGGCGACCTCGGGAGCCAACTCGGATTCCTGTTGGCGCTCGCGCTCACGGTGGCACTGTTCGCCCTGACGAGCGCGCTCGGAATCGCGCTCGCCGCCCAGTTCGAGGTCCCGGCGTCGCCGGTCGTCGCCGTGGCTGGCGTCGCCGCGGCGCTGGCGCTCACGGGGTCGGCCGCCTCCACGCTCGCCGCGGGCGCGAGCGCGGGTATCGTCGCGGGTCTGGCGTCGGTCGGCGGTGGCGCGGACGACGCGGGTTCGCCCGCACCGGGAACGGCCCGGCGGCGCGTCCTTCAGGCCGTCGCAGGTGCGTTCGCGGTCGGCGGGGCGGGTGCGGTCCTCGGGTCCGGCCGAGGCGACGAGATTCCGACCCCGGACGACGGGTCGGTCTCGGCCGACGTGGAGTCGCTCCTCGGCGAGGCCGAGGGGCGGTCTCTCGACGTGGAGGGCATCGAACCGCTCGTCAGCGAGCAGTTCTATCAGGTGGACATCAACAACGTGGACCCCACGGTGGACCGCGAGGACTGGACACTGGCCGTGACCGGCGCAGTTGAGGAGGACGTGGAGTTCGGCTACGACGAAATCGCGGGGATGTCGGAGTCGGTCGAACACCGCTTCGTCACCCTGCGGTGCGTCGGGGAGGGACTGAACGGCAAGAAGATGGACACCGCGCTCTGGACCGGCGTGCCGGTGACAGACCTGCTCGACGCGGCCGGTATCGACGCCTCGGGAAACTGCTGTGTCATGCTCCGGGCCGCCGACGACTACTTCGAGGAGTTCCCGCTGTCGGCCCTCCAGAACGGCTTCTTGGCCTTCGAGATGAACGGCCGGAGACTCCCCCGCAGTCACGGCTACCCCGTGCGGGCGCTGATTCCGGGCCACTGGGGCGAGATAAACGTCAAGTGGCTCACCGAAATCGAGGTGCTGGAACGGGAGGCGAAGGGCTACTGGGAGAAGCGCGGGTGGCACGGCACCGGCCCGGTCAACACCGTCGCCAAACTCCACGCCGTCAACCACCTCGACGGGGGCGAGATTCAGGTCGGCGGACACGCCTACGCGGGCACGCGAGGAATCCGGAAGGTCGAGGTCTCGACGGACGGCGGAGCGTCGTGGAGCGAGGCGACCCTCTCGGACCCGCTCCCCGCAGGCACCGGCGAGGCGGGTTCGGCGAGCGGACGGGCGGAGTCGGCCGAGGACGCGTGGCGACAGTGGGAGTACACTTACGAGGCCACGGCCCCGCACGAGGTGGTCGTGCGCGCGACCGACGGCGAGGGGACCCTGCAACCGAGCGAGGAGAGCGAGGCGTTCCCCAGCGGTCCGACCGGATGGGTCTCCAGACGCGTCGAGCCGTAAGTATAAGGGCCGTGACTGATAACCGAGGGACAGCGCGATGGACAAGGCGCTCTGGTACCTGCTCACGGCGACGCGCGGCGGGGAGAACCGCGCGCGCATCATCCGCGCGCTCTCGGAGCGCCCACGCAACGCCAACCAACTCGCGGAGGTTCTGGACGTGCGGTACAAGACGGTCCGCCACCACCTCGATATGCTGGAAGACCACGACGTGGTCGACCCCGGCGACAACGAGTACGGGAAACTCTACTTCCTCACCGACCAGTTCGAGCAGCACCGCGAAGCCTTCGAGGAGATTATGGAACACATCGAATGACACGGAGACGATAACATGAGTACGATACAGTTTGCCAGCGGAATCGCGGTCGTGAACATCCTCCTGCTCGGTCTGCTCACGTCCGTGTGGGTGCGCAACTACCGGAAGTTCCGCACGTCGCTGCTGCTCGGACTGGTCGCGTTCGGGAGCGTCATGCTCGCCGAGAACGTGGTCGCCATCTACTTCTTCTTCAGCATGAAGATGCTCTACTCGGGCGACCCCACCGTCCAGCAGGCCGTACTGGTGCTTCGCGGTCTCCAGTTCGTCGCCGTCGCGTTCCTGACGTGGGTGACGATGAAGTAGGCAGTCCGGACGAGAACCGGTCGGTCAGCGACGATCGAGGGAAGTGAGGGCGGGCGCTCAGTAGAAGGTGTCGGCGCAGTCCATGATGACGCCGTGGTTCGGACAGACGTACTTGCAGTGACGATGGTACATCGACTCCTCGCAGATGGGGCACGGTCGGCCGCCTCGCTCGGCCGTTCCGTCGGCCTTGGCGTCCGAACTACCGCCCGTGTCGCTCATAGCCGACAGTCACGCCGCGAGCGCCATCACTGTTTCCCTAACCCCGCGCGGCCAGAAGGTAGCCCCCGCGAATCCAGAGGACGGCCGCGACGCCGACCGCCAACAGGTGAAGTTCCGACACCCAGAAGGGGAGCGCGACGACGTGGCGAGCGCCCGCGAGGAGCGTCGAGAGGACCGGGACTTTCCGGTCGAAGAGACCCACGTCGGCCGTGTGACTATTACCGTAGGGCGACACCGAGTTCGCGGCCGATTCGCCGTGGGGCAGGCGGTCGGCTTCGTAGGGAAGCGACGGGACCGAGTAGCTCGCCGCGACGCTCCCGTTCTCGCGCACCTCGACCACGCGGTTGTTCCGGCTGTCCGTTATCAGCGTGTTGCCGTTCGGGAGGCGGTCGGCGTCCCGCGGCCAGTCGAGCGGGATGCCGCCGACCTTCGCCACCGACCACGCCTCCTCCCACGTATCGGTCGTGTCGTTCCGGTGGAGTTCGACCACGCGGTGGTTCTCGGAGTCGGCGACGAGGACCGCGTCTTCGCCGAGCCAGTGGGGGTTGTGCTGTTTGTCCAGCACGCCCGAGTCGGGGTTCTCGTTTACCACCTCGACCACACCCGACCCGCGCTCGACGACGAGCAGTTGGTTCATGTTCCGAATCGAGACGAGGTAGCGACCGTCTCCGATGCGGTCCACGTCGTTGAGGTGGAGCCAGTCGGTCGTCGTCGGGTCCTCCGGGCCGCCGTAGTGCTGGCTGGCGTTCCACGTCCAGACCCGGTCACCGGTCTTCGGGTTCAGTACGAAGATGCTCTCGAACTCCATGTCGGCGACGAGGACGTTCCCCGACGGGAGCATCTCGGCGTCGTGAACCTCGCTGTCCTCGCGCGTTCGGACCGGGTAGCTCCACTGCCAGACGACGCGCGGTTCGGGTTCGGGTTCGATGATTCGGACCCCGGTGCGCTTGCAGGGCGAGTCGTAGGGGCCGCAGTTCTGGTAATCGCCGGCCGCGAACGACGCCAACACGGACCCGTTGTCGAGTTGCTGGACGCTCTGGTAGCTGATGATGTCGCCGATGCTCCAGCGCACGTCGCCGCGACCGTCGAGCGCGGTCACGTTCCCGTTCGGTCCCGGTCCCTGCACGCCCACCAGTACCGACGTGTTGTCGCGTCCGCGGCCCCGGAGACGGTCTCGGTGTCGGGCGCGAGCGCCCAACTCGCGCCGAACGCCGCGACCAGCACGACCATCCCGACGACGAGAAACGCCACGCCGCGCCGGAACGAGTCGGTCAGTCCGAACACGGTCGTCCCTCCTGTGCGTCCCGGACGGTCCCCCGTCCCCCGTTCGAGTACATGTCCGACGAGAGTATGCTATCATCTGACGTAACGTCTCCGGCCGAACCGGACGCCGAAAAAGGAATCGCCGATTAGGTCACACCGCGTTCAGCACTCCGACCAGCCGCAGGACTCGCAGGTCTTGCAGCCTTCGGAGTAGTACAGCGACAGCGACCCGCAGTCGGGACACTCGGGACTCTCGCCCGAGTCGATGATGTCCTGCTGGTCGGCCTCCTTACTCGTCGCGACCCCGCCGCTACCGTCGGTTTCGGGGGCCTCGTCCTCGACTTCGGTGAGGTTCTGCTGTTGAGGGTAGGCCTTCTCGACTTCGCCGTCGAGGTACCGGCGCAGCGCCGTGCCGATGGCGTCGGGGATGGAGTTTATCTGCTCGCCCTTGTCCCACGCGACCTTCGGGCTACGGATGCCCTGTAGCTCGTCGGCTATCTCCTCGGGGTCCACGCCCGAGCGGAGCGCCGTCGAGATGGTCTTCGCCAGCGCCTCGGTGAACGAGGCGGTGAAGCCACCGGAGTTGCCAATGTTGGCGAACAGCTCGAAGGGTCGGCCCTGCTCGTCCTCGTTGATGTTGACGTAGAGTTTGCCGTACCCGGTGTCGATGCGCTGGGTGATGCCGTGGAGCACGTCCGGGCGCGGACGCTTCTCGGCGTACGCACCGTCGGCGTCCTCGCCGTCGGCGACTTCGAGGATGGACTCGATTTGCTCGTCGAGGTGAGCCTGAACCTCGTCGCTCTCGACGAAGCCCTCGATGCCGCCGAAGACCTCTCGAATCTGCTCGACCAGTTGCTCGGCGGCCTCGGACTCGTCGGCGAACTCCTTGTTGTCCGCGCGAGTGGTGAGAACCTGCTTGGAGCGGGTGCCGTCGCGGTAGACGGTCACGCCCTTGCCGCCGTTCTCGTAGATGTACTCGTAGACCTCCTGCATGTCCTCCTTACTGGCGTCGTTCGGGAAGTTGCAGGTCTTCGAGATGGCCGAGTCCACGCCCTCCTGACAGGCGCACTGGACCGCGGCGTGGTCCTTGCCCGAGAGGTCGGAGGTCACGACGAACAGTTCGCCGATGGCGTCCGGGACGGTTTCGAGTCCCTCGACGCCGTCGAACTCGTTGTTCGCCATCTGGTCTTGGGCCTCTCGCTTGACCTCCTCGACGTCGATGTCGTTGTCCTCCAGCGTCCGGAGGAAGTAGTCGTCGAACTCCACGAGCATCTCGTCGCCCTGCACGTCGTCGGAGACGTTCTTGTAGTAGGCGACGTTGTAGATGGGTTCGCAACCGCCCGTGGTGTTCCCGACCATCGACGTGGTGCCGGTCGGCGCGATGGTCGTCGTGTTGTGGTTGCGGACCGGGAAGCCGTCCTCCCAGTCGTCGGCGTTCAGGCCGGTCTGCTTCTCGAACCACTCGGCGTACTCGGTGGGGTTCGCGTACTTCGACTTGTCCCACTCCTCGAACGACCCGCGCTCCTCGGCGAGTTCGTGGGAGGTCCACTTCGACTCGTGGTTGATGTAGCGCATCAACTGGCGGGCAATTTCGTTCCCGGCGTCGCTCCCGTACTCGACGCCCAACTGGATGTAGAGCTGGGCCAGTCCCATGACGCCGAGACCGATTTTGCGCATCTCCCGGACCTTCTGCTCGATTTTGTCCACCGGGAAGTCCGACATCGTGACGACGTTCTCGAGGAAGCGCGTGCCGTACTCGATGCGGTGGTCGAAGTCGTCCCACGCCATCGCGTCGGCGAGGAAGGCGTCTACGGCGTCCTCGAAGCTGTCGTACTCGTCGCCGTGGTCGTCGTACCAGACGCGCCAGTCGGGCGCGTCGGTGTCGGCCAGCGTCGAGAGGTTGATGTGGCCGAGGTTACAGGCCTCGTACTCTTCGAGCGGCTGCTCGCCGCACGGGTTGGTCGCCAGAATCCGGTGGTCGGGGTGCTCCTCCACGTCGAACGAGTGTTCCTTGTTGACTCGTTCGAGGTAGATGACGCCGGGTTCGCCGTTCTCGTGGGCACCGTCCACGATGCGGTCCCAGACGAGTTCGGCCGGAACCGAGAGTTCCTCGCCGACCTCGACGTGTTCGCCGAGGTCGAACATCTCGTAGAGTTCCTTGGTGTGTTCGGTGGCGATGTGGGGTTCGCCGGTCCGCGGATTCGTGAAGGTGAACTCCTCGCCGTTCTGCACGGCCTCCATGAAGTCGTCGGTGATACCGACGGAGATGTTGAAGTTCGAGAGGTGACCTTCGGCGGCGTTCCGCAGGTGCTTGGGCACGCGCCCGTCCTCGTCGATGAGTTCGCGGGCCTCTTCGAGGGCCTCCTCGAACGAGTTGTGGGTGTAGTCGTCCGGGTCGTTCAGGCGGAGGGTCTCCGCGAGGCTGACGTCCTTGTTCTTGGCGTGGATGAACTGGATGACGTCGGGGTGCGAGACGCGCATGACGCCCATCTGTGCGCCGCGCCGGGCACCGCCCTGCGCGATGGTCTCGCACATCTGGTCGTAGGTCCGCATGAAGGTGATGGGTCCGGAGGCGATGCCGCCGGTACTGCCCACCGCGTCGCCGTAGGGTCGGAGCTTCCAGAACGCGTAGCCCATGCCGCCGCCGGACTGGAAGACCTGCGCGGCCTCCTTCGCGGTCTGGTGGATGTCGTCGATGTCGTCGGCCGGGGAGTCCACGAAACAGGCCGAGAGCTGCTGGAGTTCGTCGCCCGCGTTCATCAGCGTGGGCGAGTTCGGCATGAACGAGAGGTCTTCCATCAGGGTCTGGAACTCCTCGCGCACGTCTTCGACGTGGGCGCGAATCTCGTCGGGGAGTTCCGGGACGACGGTCTCGTAGGAGAACTTGTTGACGTTGTAGACGGAGAGCGTCGTTTCGACGTCGTCGTCGGCCGTCGTGCCCGCACCGAACACTTCCTCGGCGAGTTCGTCGCGCCGGGGGTGGTCGGGTTTGAGTTGGTCGGGCGTGACCGTGACTTCCTCGTCGCGCTTCTCGGCCTCGTAGACAGCCTCGGCCAGTGCGATGTTCTCGGCGACGCGCGGGAAGAGGTCCTCCTGCTCCTCGATGAGGTTCCCGTCGGCGTTCTTCCGGAGGTAACGCGCCGGGAGGATGTTGTGATAGGCGTTGCTGGTCAGTCGGTCTTCGAGCGTCTCTCCCTCGGTTCGCTTGATGGGGAGCGTGAGTTCGTCTGCCGTGAGTTCACCCGCACCGCTCATGCGTCGGTCACCTCGGGGGTCTGTACGTCGATTCTCGTTTCTCTGCAGGGGGTTGTGCGTTTCATTCGTGACGGAGATTTCGTTCTGAGGCCACCCAGATAAACATTTCTTTAACTTCTGCAAGTTTATTTGGACTGCGATGCCTCTGTTCCAAATTGTACGCTACCGCGACCGACCCGTCCGAGCGGACGGGGTGGATTCACGGCTGTCGGGTTGTCACTAAACGATAGCGTCCGGACCCTAATAAGAGTATGTAGACCTCGGTGAAAGTAGTCAACGAACTAGACGGCCTTCGGGAATGACACTGGTATCGCGCTTCAGCCTCCCGATTTCGGAGTCCGAGACGATGTTCCGTTGCCGATACGTTTACGGTGGTCCGGTCACCTCGATGCTACCATGAATCTCGTACTCGCGGCCGGACTGCTCGCAACGCCGCTGGGGAAACTGCTGGTCGGACTCGTCGCGCTCGCGGCCGTCGTACTCGTCGGCCGAATCCTGTTGAACGTCGCGTGGAAACTGCTCCTCGTCGCTATCGTGGTCGTCGGAGCGCTCTACACGACCGGTGTCCTGCTGTAACGCGACCCGAGGGTTTAGGTGCGAAGGCGGGGCCAATCCTGCTCGGACACGTCGCGCGGTCACGCGAGCGAAGCGAGCGTGGCCTCGGAAGTCGCAGTTCGTGCAGGAAGCGAACGCGACGGAGCAGAACCGACTTCCGGCGGTTGCGGACAGGAAGG
Encoded proteins:
- a CDS encoding HVO_2523 family zinc finger protein codes for the protein MSDTGGSSDAKADGTAERGGRPCPICEESMYHRHCKYVCPNHGVIMDCADTFY
- a CDS encoding VTT domain-containing protein, giving the protein MAGLALLAVVAAASVLAGPEYLLATARRLADRPLRFGVLLVGVYLVRPLFAWPTTLVAVLAGYAYGPVVGFPVALAGTTASALVPFLVARYLGAGSGLVARLGDSGERFFAATGDLRGMVASRLAPAPSDPVSAAAGLSGVSTGAFVAGTAVGEVPWTVAAVLAGSSLDGLSTTGLSAVSWELVAAAAAVAVALLAGPAYRAASARR
- a CDS encoding molybdopterin-dependent oxidoreductase; translation: MLESAVVAASAGVAAVAGSYAVAGLTPAFVAAPVSDLVVASTPDAVIAWSIQTLGDLGSQLGFLLALALTVALFALTSALGIALAAQFEVPASPVVAVAGVAAALALTGSAASTLAAGASAGIVAGLASVGGGADDAGSPAPGTARRRVLQAVAGAFAVGGAGAVLGSGRGDEIPTPDDGSVSADVESLLGEAEGRSLDVEGIEPLVSEQFYQVDINNVDPTVDREDWTLAVTGAVEEDVEFGYDEIAGMSESVEHRFVTLRCVGEGLNGKKMDTALWTGVPVTDLLDAAGIDASGNCCVMLRAADDYFEEFPLSALQNGFLAFEMNGRRLPRSHGYPVRALIPGHWGEINVKWLTEIEVLEREAKGYWEKRGWHGTGPVNTVAKLHAVNHLDGGEIQVGGHAYAGTRGIRKVEVSTDGGASWSEATLSDPLPAGTGEAGSASGRAESAEDAWRQWEYTYEATAPHEVVVRATDGEGTLQPSEESEAFPSGPTGWVSRRVEP
- a CDS encoding arylsulfotransferase family protein, which produces MQGPGPNGNVTALDGRGDVRWSIGDIISYQSVQQLDNGSVLASFAAGDYQNCGPYDSPCKRTGVRIIEPEPEPRVVWQWSYPVRTREDSEVHDAEMLPSGNVLVADMEFESIFVLNPKTGDRVWTWNASQHYGGPEDPTTTDWLHLNDVDRIGDGRYLVSIRNMNQLLVVERGSGVVEVVNENPDSGVLDKQHNPHWLGEDAVLVADSENHRVVELHRNDTTDTWEEAWSVAKVGGIPLDWPRDADRLPNGNTLITDSRNNRVVEVRENGSVAASYSVPSLPYEADRLPHGESAANSVSPYGNSHTADVGLFDRKVPVLSTLLAGARHVVALPFWVSELHLLAVGVAAVLWIRGGYLLAARG
- a CDS encoding adenosylcobalamin-dependent ribonucleoside-diphosphate reductase, producing the protein MSGAGELTADELTLPIKRTEGETLEDRLTSNAYHNILPARYLRKNADGNLIEEQEDLFPRVAENIALAEAVYEAEKRDEEVTVTPDQLKPDHPRRDELAEEVFGAGTTADDDVETTLSVYNVNKFSYETVVPELPDEIRAHVEDVREEFQTLMEDLSFMPNSPTLMNAGDELQQLSACFVDSPADDIDDIHQTAKEAAQVFQSGGGMGYAFWKLRPYGDAVGSTGGIASGPITFMRTYDQMCETIAQGGARRGAQMGVMRVSHPDVIQFIHAKNKDVSLAETLRLNDPDDYTHNSFEEALEEARELIDEDGRVPKHLRNAAEGHLSNFNISVGITDDFMEAVQNGEEFTFTNPRTGEPHIATEHTKELYEMFDLGEHVEVGEELSVPAELVWDRIVDGAHENGEPGVIYLERVNKEHSFDVEEHPDHRILATNPCGEQPLEEYEACNLGHINLSTLADTDAPDWRVWYDDHGDEYDSFEDAVDAFLADAMAWDDFDHRIEYGTRFLENVVTMSDFPVDKIEQKVREMRKIGLGVMGLAQLYIQLGVEYGSDAGNEIARQLMRYINHESKWTSHELAEERGSFEEWDKSKYANPTEYAEWFEKQTGLNADDWEDGFPVRNHNTTTIAPTGTTSMVGNTTGGCEPIYNVAYYKNVSDDVQGDEMLVEFDDYFLRTLEDNDIDVEEVKREAQDQMANNEFDGVEGLETVPDAIGELFVVTSDLSGKDHAAVQCACQEGVDSAISKTCNFPNDASKEDMQEVYEYIYENGGKGVTVYRDGTRSKQVLTTRADNKEFADESEAAEQLVEQIREVFGGIEGFVESDEVQAHLDEQIESILEVADGEDADGAYAEKRPRPDVLHGITQRIDTGYGKLYVNINEDEQGRPFELFANIGNSGGFTASFTEALAKTISTALRSGVDPEEIADELQGIRSPKVAWDKGEQINSIPDAIGTALRRYLDGEVEKAYPQQQNLTEVEDEAPETDGSGGVATSKEADQQDIIDSGESPECPDCGSLSLYYSEGCKTCESCGWSEC
- a CDS encoding DUF5830 family protein, which gives rise to MADDAAGEDAAPGDSDSDADRENGDADPVEVGVEFLSKLEHPELSVAEAVDRIETVTTHPATTRKILDEAEKRGFIEREDGIVKTTGGGYVSFQSEVVTKEGEFSCRRCGAGISTGYFIKLDAGEHGAFGPECIRKVTGRD
- a CDS encoding winged helix-turn-helix domain-containing protein; the encoded protein is MDKALWYLLTATRGGENRARIIRALSERPRNANQLAEVLDVRYKTVRHHLDMLEDHDVVDPGDNEYGKLYFLTDQFEQHREAFEEIMEHIE